A window of Castanea sativa cultivar Marrone di Chiusa Pesio chromosome 1, ASM4071231v1 contains these coding sequences:
- the LOC142622244 gene encoding long chain base biosynthesis protein 2a-like: MIAVPYLTALTTFFSYVLLFAFGQIRDIFRKIADWYSSNNLQGYAPICLGLEDFYIRRLYLRIQDCFGRPISSAPDAWFDVVERYSNDNNKTLIRTSKISRCLNLGSYNYLGFAASDEYCTPRVIESMKKYSPSTCSSRVDAGTTLLHEELEKYVANFVGKPAAIVFGMGYVTNSAILPVLMGKGGLIISDSLNHNSIVNGARGSGATVRVFQHNTPSHLEEVLREQIAEGQPRTHRPWKKIIVIVEGIYSMEGELCKLPEIIAICKKYKAYTYLDEAHSIGAVGKTGRGVCELLGVDPVDVDIMMGTFTKSFGSCGGYIAGSKDLIQYLKYTCPAHLYATSISPPAAEQIISAIKVILGEDGTSRGAQKLARIRENSNFFRSELQKMGFEVLGDNDSPVMPIMLYNPAKIPAFSRECLKQNVAVVTVAFPATPLLLARARICLSASHTKEDLIQALEVISQVGDLVGIKYFPAEPKKQQEEGKMLKLE; this comes from the exons atgatagcgGTTCCGTATTTGACAGCATTAACCACATTCTTCAGCTACGTATTGCTGTTCGCTTTCGGCCAAATCAGAGATATCTTCCGCAAAATCGCCGACTGGTATAGCTCTAACAACCTTCAAGGCTATGCTCCAATTTGCTTAGGCCTCGAGGATTTCTATATTCGCAGGTTATATCTTCGAATTCAG GACTGTTTTGGTCGACCGATATCAAGTGCTCCTGATGCTTGGTTTGATGTGGTCGAACGTTACTCCAACGACAACAACAAGACTCTAAT ACGAACCTCAAAGATAAGTAGATGCCTTAACTTAGGATCATACAACTACCTTGGCTTCGCGGCGTCAGATGAATACTGCACGCCGCGGGTAATTGAGTCGATGAAGAAGTATTCGCCAAGCACTTGTAGTAGCCGCGTAGACGcgg GCACTACTTTATTGCATGAAGAATTGGAAAAGTATGTTGCAAACTTCGTTGGAAAACCAGCTGCAATAGTTTTCGGCATGGGGTATGTAACAAACTCCGCTATCCTTCCGGTCCTGATGGGAAAG GGAGGTTTGATCATTAGTGATTCTTTGAATCATAACTCCATTGTCAATGGTGCACGAGGATCTGGAGCTACAGTTCGTGTTTTCCAGCACAATA CACCCTCTCACTTGGAGGAAGTTTTGAGAGAGCAAATAGCTGAGGGACAACCACGGACTCATAGACCCTGGAAAAAGATAATCGTTATTGTTGAGGGGATCTACAGCATGGAAGGGGAGCTCTGCAAACTTCCTGAGATTATTGCAATCTGTAAAAAATATAAG GCATATACATATTTGGATGAGGCCCACAGTATTGGTGCGGTAGGGAAAACAGGAAGAGGTGTTTGTGAGCTCTTGGGTGTGGATCCTGTTGATGTAGATATAATGATGGGGACTTTTACCAAGTCATTTGGATCATGCGGCGGCTACATTGCAGGATCCAAG GACCTTATTCAATACTTGAAATACACTTGCCCTGCTCATCTTTATGCAACCTCAATATCACCACCAGCTGCAGAACAAATAATATCTGCCATAAAGGTTATTCTCGGAGAGGATGGGACCAGTAgag GTGCCCAAAAACTTGCTAGGATACGGGAGAATAGTAATTTTTTCAGGTCAGAACTGCAGAAAATGGGTTTTGAGGTTCTTGGTGATAATGATTCTCCAGTAATGCCAATTATGCTTTACAATCCAGCAAAAATCCCTGCCTTCTCACGAGAGTGCCTCAAGCAGAAT GTTGCTGTTGTGACAGTGGCATTTCCAGCAACCCCACTACTGTTGGCAAGGGCTCGTATTTGCCTATCTGCTTCTCATACTAAGGAGGACCTCATCCAAGCATTGGaa gTTATCAGTCAGGTTGGTGATCTGGTGGGTATAAAATACTTCCCTGCTGAGCCCAAGAAGCAGCAGGAAGAGGGGAAGATGCTGAAGTTGGAATGA
- the LOC142631557 gene encoding putative F-box protein At5g15660 — translation MGGGSSRSSFNSMPPDIILHILSLASLPLHSLLRLRFLCKSLYVAVTELAEADLKRSRENSLGITYSRSIGIHIYSLQEGGGFKSLMGPEYVGADNIELLPPINGLICFTALVDFHVCNPITGEFVTLPRCLQCAQRFITGTGFGYCPQTKQYKVIESFEKFPMRNLASKFKAAIKTIGSSDQWRIVDCPMPIPRWGTIYMDGTIYWLNVLNTITINITAFDVDSETFRRINPLPPDLYKFDDSRRLGGYDSMRLGEYEGRLCLVDYQPHYENFFLRIYIMLREHQWVFGYKVLLKDLQPYYAVDPYSINFSCLNKGKLILRIIGERKRVLFYNIKSRDFEALEVGDQGLNTTDFKVALSNFEGSLTLMPREPARARSPDKQGWLSIFWKYILGNN, via the coding sequence ATGGGCGGAGGAAGCAGCCGCAGCAGTTTTAATTCTATGCCACCTGATATCATCCTCCACATACTCTCTCTGGCTTCGCTTCCATTACATAGTTTACTCAGATTAAGGTTTTTGTGCAAGTCCTTGTATGTGGCAGTCACTGAATTAGCGGAGGCAGACTTGAAGCGCTCAAGGGAAAACTCTCTTGGGATCACTTACTCTCGCAGTATAGGTATTCACATATATTCCTTACAAGAAGGAGGTGGCTTTAAGTCTTTGATGGGGCCTGAATACGTAGGTGCCGACAACATCGAGTTGCTACCACCCATAAATGGTTTGATCTGTTTCACTGCTCTTGTGGATTTTCATGTATGTAATCCCATCACGGGAGAGTTTGTTACTCTCCCACGCTGTCTCCAATGTGCACAAAGATTCATTACTGGGACTGGGTTTGGATATTGTCCTCAAACAAAGCAATATAAAGTGATTGAATCCTTCGAGAAGTTTCCCATGCGAAATTTAGCTTCTAAATTTAAAGCTGCAATAAAAACTATCGGCTCTTCTGATCAATGGAGAATTGTTGATTGCCCTATGCCCATACCTCGTTGGGGAACAATCTATATGGATGGCACTATATACTGGTTGAATGTGTTGAACACAATTACCATCAATATTACAGCGTTTGATGTTGACAGTGAAACATTCCGAAGAATCAATCCACTACCTCCAGATCTTTATAAATTCGATGATTCGAGGCGTTTGGGAGGATATGATTCGATGCGTTTGGGAGAATATGAAGGgaggttgtgtttggttgactaCCAGCCTCACTatgagaacttttttttaaggatataTATCATGCTACGGGAACATCAATGGGTATTTGGATATAAAGTCCTTTTGAAGGATTTGCAACCATACTATGCTGTAGACCCATATTCTATCAATTTCTCATGCCTCAACAAAGGGAAATTAATACTGCGTATAATTGGAGAACGAAAACGGGTTCTTTTTTATAACATCAAAAGCAGAGATTTTGAAGCATTAGAAGTTGGTGATCAAGGTCTAAACACCACAGATTTTAAGGTAGCACTTAGTAATTTTGAGGGAAGCTTGACCCTTATGCCTAGGGAACCTGCTAGGGCTAGGTCGCCCGATAAGCAGGGCTGGCTCAGTatattttggaaatatattttgGGCAACAACTAG
- the LOC142642894 gene encoding B3 domain-containing transcription factor FUS3 → MNMMDQLHEKTEVASGFVAGGEAELELVTVQGDKTKATTNHGSGSDPTGITRHDLVTAVSGFGVLHRKKRMARQRRSSSSTIKLLSFVPSSSTSHVPSSPLPVLPTLPEREIDPRRLRFLFQKELRNSDVSSLRRMVLPKKAAEAHLPVLDSKEGILISMNDLDGLHVWSFKYRYWPNNNSRMYVLENTGEFVNAHGLQLGDFIMIYQDNQNHNYVIQARKASEQDVYSDITRNDANDLFLYDYEPYRPSSLFENYPTEDATSMSFIYDTTTFSNDSPLDFLGGSMTSYSRIGSLEGFGSVDNFSLDDFY, encoded by the exons ATGAATATGATGGACCAACTTCATGAGAAAACCGAGGTGGCCTCTGGTTTTGTGGCAGGTGGAGAGGCTGAGCTTGAGCTTGTCACTGTGCAGGGGGACAAGACCAAGGCCACCACCAATCATGGATCTGGGTCGGACCCGACCGGTATTACCCGTCATGACCTTGTTACTGCTGTTTCGGGTTTCGGTGTACTCCACAGGAAGAAAAGGATGGCTAGACAGAGGcggtcatcatcttccactaTCAAACTTCTGTCCTTTGTTCCTTCTAGCTCTACCTCGCACGTACCATCATCCCCACTCCCTGTCCTTCCCACTCTTCCTGAACGT GAAATTGATCCAAGGAGGTTGAGATTCCTATTCCAAAAGGAGCTTAGGAACAGTGATGTAAGCTCCCTTAGGAGAATGGTACTCCCAAAG AAAGCAGCAGAGGCTCACCTCCCCGTCCTTGACTCGAAGGAGGGAATTCTTATTAGCATGAACGACCTGGATGGCCTGCATGTATGGAGTTTCAAGTACAG GTATTGGCCAAATAACAATAGCAGAATGTATGTACTTGAAAATACTG GAGAATTTGTCAATGCACATGGCTTACAACTTGGAGACTTTATTATGATTTACCAAGACAATCAAAATCACAACTAT GTCATTCAAGCAAGAAAGGCCTCTGAACAAGATGTATATAGTGACATAACTAGGAATGATGCTAATGACCTCTTTCTTTATGATTATGAGCCTTACCGACCAAGTTCCTTGTTTGAGAATTATCCCACAGAGGATGCTACAAGCATGTCATTTATCTATGACACTACAACCTTCTCAAATGACTCACCGCTTGATTTTTTGGGTGGTTCAATGACCAGCTATTCAAGAATCGGATCTTTGGAAGGCTTTGGATCTGTAGACAACTTTTCTCTTGATGACTTCTATTAA